The sequence below is a genomic window from Brevibacillus laterosporus.
CTTTCATCAATATTACATTTTTGTAAGATAAGCAGGTAAAAATCATGGTTTAAGTGCCGATGGCTCATCTATAAAAGAAGATAAAGAAAAGGAGAAATTATTGATATCGATAGTATAAGCAATCCGATCCACCATACCGTGCGTGCCACCTGTATACGTGTACGATCAAAGACAACGCTCATTAGACCGTTTTGATTTATAGGTTACGCTGTAATCAAGAGAGAAATCATATGGATTTTCATTTTCTCTCTTCTCCTTTGTTGCTTCAGATCCCATGGATATACAAAACGACCCGTCAACGATTAATTGACAGATCGTTTTTGCTGTATCCCTGTTCCTACAGGCAATATATTTTATGCCCCTCTAAGTTGAAATGCCTGGACTATCTTCATGCCTTAAATATTTACATAGATCAAATGTTTTGGATCAAACGAGTAAATTTCAAAACTTCATCAGATGCTTTGTCATACCCTCCTGCATCACGGAATGATTGACTAATTATTTTTGCTTTTTCCTTATAAACCGGATTTTGCAAAACTTCGTTAACAGCTTGTTTTAAATCCTCGCAAGATAGCTGCTTGATATTTAACATAGTCCCTGCACCAAGTTCTTTTACTCGATGAGCCACCATAGGTTGATCATTTATCATTGGGAGCATAACTAAAGGCACTTCAAAATAAAGTGATTCACTTGTACTATTCATTCCACAATGGCTTATAAAAACATCCGTTTGACGGAGTACATCCAATTGAGGGACATAATTGCGAACAATAAAGTTATCTGGTACATCTCCCAGTTGTTCCACGGTTAGTTCCCGCCCTATACTAAGTACCACTTTAACATCCAAGTCTTTTAAAGCTTCGAAGCATTTTTGATAAAGATCAGATTGTTTGGATACGATTGTTCCCATAGAGATGAAAATAACACACTTTTCTTTTAGTGAATCAATTGGAAAATCCCCTAGGTTACTACTTTCAGTAATTGACGGACCTACAAAAATATAGTTATCCTTGAAATTCTGGCTATTTCTCTGAAAATAAGAAGAAGTGAAAACAATATTTAGATCACCTGAGCCTGGACTGAGCAAAAAGTTTCCGGGTAACGGAACTTCATACTTATTTTCTAAGTGTTTTTTGCGTTTTTCTATTTCTTCCAATCGTAAAAACGCTTGTATCATGGCCAACCGTTCTTGTTTCCGTTTCATATCACTTGTTCCTGTAAGTTCCATGTTTACTTGTGGGTCTTGTGAGAAGGCAAACGTGGTCCAAGTGGCAATAGATAATAACCTACATTGATGAGCAACCCATTGTCCTGTTAACGATTGAGCATCATATAAAATATAATCATACGTTTCTTTGGAGATTTCATCCAAAACAGAATCCGTTATCATCTCCAATGCACTCAGAAATTGTAGTAAATATTCTTCTGGCTGTGAGTTCAAAAGATGACTGCTCTCTTGAAGCTTTCTCTGTGCTTCTTGATTAATGGGGCGAAACGTAGCACCTGTTTTTTCAATTTTCTCCTGAAATTTATTTGATGAATAATAGACAATCTGTTCCCCACGTTTTACTAAATCGCTAACTAACCCCAACGTTGGATTTACATGACCTTCCCCAAGCATACTGATGTAAAGTGCTCGTGCCATTTGTTTTCCCTCCAATAAATATTGTTCGATATGTTTTTTTGATTAAAGAAAGTAAAGTTGTCTATGATGATCATAAACAGTGCAACAATAGAACAGCTATTTTTAACCTTACATTATTTTGCCAACGACATATTAAAAAAAGCTGATATCACCATACAATTATAAACATATAATTAATTTGTTTGTATTATAACAAACATTTCAATATATCGTCTATAAAATTACAAGAGGTGAATAGCATGAAAAGAAATTCTTATTTACTATTTGGCTTTTTATGTGGCTTTATTTCTTCAATAATGAACATTTATTTATGGTATGCCGCAATAATTCGCGATCAAACAATAAAAGGACTATTCTTAGTATTTCTGTTTTTTATATTATTTCCTGCTATTTTTGGATTAGTAACCTCATTCGTTTCTCCTCCAGTAATAATTATTTCCTTCGTTTGGTCACTACCATTGAGCATCTACTATATGTTTTCTAGTACGGGTATATGGTTTGCTTTGTTTTGTTTTCTATATTTAGTCTCAGCAATATTAAAATTCAAAGGAATAAATAAATTAACTCTAAGTCAATAACAAGCTCTTTCGTTAGAATAATGTCACGTTTTTCAATATAGCAATAAACTCAGTTGAAGATACTAAACAATAACATAAACAACCCCATCATAAATCTTATCGATGGGGTGTCTATGTATCCCTGTTCCCACAGGCAATACACTGTATGTAATCTAAGAGGTACTGCTAGGGCTAGGATTCCATACCCATGCCGTTTCAATTACTCCTCAATCTCCCTTGATTGCTTTCCACCAATTGATTGTAAGAGCATAATCATACTGTCGGGAGTCAGATATCCGGTAACAAAACTCGGCTAACTCATCCTCTTCAATGATCGGCTTCTCGATCAGTTTCTTATCCTCGTGAAGCTGGCGTAGCATCTCAGCATGCTCTGGCAAAATAAATTTCGTTACAAGTGGATCAAGAATTTTACTAGCCATCAAAACATCTCCTTAAATACGAATGCGCGTTCTTATTTTGTTTGATGATAAGGAGATTATGCAATGGGTAAAATTACATAGCCATTATCAAACATGAGCAAGCCCTCCTAAAGATTATATTTGTGGAGATTGTGATATTTTGTCGAATCATTAAAGTATAATTATTTTGTAATTTATGGTACATTTCTTTAAAATAAGAAATATATACCAAAAAGAGTTTGAATCATGAACAAAACAATACTTACATCAAGCGCCGTAGCTCTAATCCTAGCAATTGGATCAACAACTATTCCAGTTCATGCTGAGGAAAACATAAACGCCGTATCATCAGAAGTGGTTAATAATTTTGAATTAACAGCTGAGCAAAAGGAAGCCCTTGAATTCTACGAAGAATATAAAGATGTGTTTAATGAAGATGAAGCAGAGCCAGAAATATTATCCTTGATAAGTTATGATGATAATCAAATAGCATTAAGACAAGGTAATGTAATTGAGGCTTTTCTAAATGAGGATGAAGGTTTGGGCTTAAGAGACATGAAAAGAATTAAAGAATATGGAGACGAGGCAAAAGATACTGCAAAAAAATACTACAAAAATGATTCTCAATTAGAGGACGCATATAGACATTTTCTGTGGAATTATCTATCCGTTAATGATAGCCGTTTAGGAAAAGTTAAAACCCGGGTAGCAACAACCAATCATGAATGGGGTTTACTCCTTCGAAATGATGCACTAGATTACTACGGAGAAAGTTTGTCGACGTTAATAAAAATGGGCATGAGTAGCAATGCTGCCATAAGTGCGGCTTTTGCTGATACTCTAAACGAACTTCCGAAAATGAAAAAAAAGAAAATAAGCTCGTTTTCTGACTTTAAACGGTATGTTGATGATGCAAATGTAATGGATTGGAATAACAATGAGTTTGGTAGATACTATTCATATATTAAGGATAAAGATGATGCATTTAAGCAAGCAAAACCTTTCCTAATTTTAGCAGAGAAGAAAGTTTCAAGTTCAGATTACAGAAAAGTAATGATGGAGGTTGGTGGAAATAATTGTTTTTTGATTCGTATTTATTAGGTCAAACCCATAAGAAAAACCTGTTACATTTTTAATGGTGTAACAGGTTTTTTAAAATAGTTTCTCGACTAGATAAAATGTGAACAGATATGATATCTTTAGTTATATATGTCCTACTAAACCGAGGTGTCTTAGAATGAAGAGGATAGTTTGGTTAATACTTTTTCTCATTGTAATCGCGGGGAGTGCATTAATTATCGATAATTCTCCAAAAGAACATATTACTTACAATGACCAATACGATGATGTATTTAATCCAAAAGAGTTTCTAAAAGCTGCAAGAGATGGTGATCTAATTAAGGTTGAATTTTTTATTGTTCATAATATTAATCCGAATGTTACAAATACTGATGGCAGAACAGCTCTCTATTATGCTGCACTTGAAAAGAACTATGAAATAGGAAATTTATTACTTGATAACAATGCAGATCCAAATATAAAAGACTATTACGAAGGATCACCCCTTACAATTGCAAAAGGATACAATGATCAGAAATTAATAGAAATACTTGTTAATAAGGGAGCAATTGATTGAACCTCTCATGGCTAAAGCCACGAGAGGTTCAATCCTGTTAAAATCTATGTTTTCCAAAAACATAGCATACATTGTTTTCTCTTTGCTTCTTGTTTCAATTTTAGTTTGGCAACAAATATCGATGGAAAATGCAAACAATTTTTTTGTTATTACTTTAATTTTGGTTTTCACTATTAAATTAATAGTTGAACAAAGAAAAGAATAGAATTGCCAGATTACCATTAATTCCACAGAAACAAAAATAGCCTTCTAACGGAATCAAAACCGTCAGAGGGATATCGCGTTATCTTTGTCTTGCTAAATTAAAGTAGGTTTCATCGCTTTCAAATCCAGTTACATTTCTGACAAGCTTGTATGCTGCTTCAACCACTGGACCTGAACCTAAGAAGAAATCCGCTACCGTTTCACCTTCCTGGCTACTGTTTATAATAATATCCTCCATGAGCTTAGCTGGCTTCTCAGTGGGATGAATCATTCTTTGTCCTGCTACTTTTGGTATTGGCCAGATGTCTGTTATTCGTCGATTAGGGATACGACGTTCTTTGCTTTTCCCTTTAACTGCAAATACGATAAATTCGTGTTGATATCGATATTGATATCCCATTCCCATGTGTACTTTGTTCCAGACCACACAGTTTTTTATGACAAAACCTACGCGTTGCATCCACAAATATAAGAGGGGATACATGCTCCAATCTATGAAAACATAAATGTGTCTACCAGGTTTGAGCACCCTGTACGCTTCTCGGAGCCATTGGAAAGTAAACCGCTGATAGTCTCTAGGAGTGAGCCGATCATTGGCAATGACGTTAAACCGATGCTTTTTTGTCTTGGGATGAATTCTACCCCAAAAACCTAGATTATCCCGTATTTATAATCAACACCTAGCACGCCGTGATAACGTGTAGGCTTGTCTCTCGTGCCGTTTAGAATTAGCTTAGAATGATCTGCAATAGATTCTCCCCAAGCTGATTCAAGAATAGCCTGAGCGATTGTAAGAGATGCAGGTATCCCTTTTTCTTCATGTCAGCTACAGCGCCAGGTGCAATCTTATCTTTAAAATCCTGTGGTTTCATTACTTCACATCTCCCTTCTGAAACGAATTTTTAATTCCTGAATGGATCCCAATAGCAGCCGTTGCTTCAATGAACGCTAACTTGCCAGCCTCAAGATAATCTCCGCCGAATAGAAGCGCATTGCACAAATTAAAAGCTACCGCCATAAAGACGATAGCCAGTGGAATGTAATCATTTGGATACCATTTTCTCGTTTTCAACCAAGCTCCTGCCGCCATTACTACTGCAATCACTAAACCGATCTCTATCATCATTATCCCACCTTTTCTTTTAGTTCATGAATATCGTTCTCTAGCCCATTTAAACTGCGCTCAATCTGTTGCAATGTAGCTGTATTACGCTCCAAATGAATAACCATCCGTTCATTATGTTCCATGAGTTTTTCTTCGCGTGTCTGAGCTTGTTTAACCAATCGGGTTTCGCGGTCTCTTCCTTCTTTTTTCGTAGAAAACAGCAGCCATACAAACAAAGCCACAAACGGTCCTTGGGATACCACTGCCTTGTAAATCATTTCTTCCATGCTTCCCCTCTCCTCCTCACCCCCTTGGGGTAAATAAAATAGGGAGCCGTAGCTCCCCATGAAAAAACGCCTCTCCGATTGGAAAAGACGCCAAAAATCTATTCCTGTGATTTATTTGTATTCCTCTGGCGTTATCTCACCAAATCGGTAATCGTCTGTCTTTACCGCTCCACGTAGTTTTTCAGCAGTAATCCAATTGCATCTATACGCGAGTGACCAAAATCGCACTATTGGCTGCCTTCTTTCAATTGGATGATGTCGAGTCTCAAAAGAGCTAACTCTTCGCCTAGAATTAACGCGTCTTTTTGTATCAGGAACAAGGGTATGTCATTTTAAAGTTGCCTGCCAGTTTGCTGAAGTTCCTGCTATTCGCTTTCATGACCTCCGCCACACACATGCTACCCTACTCCTACAGATTGGTGAAAATCCCAAAAAACATCACTTTAGTATAATAAAGGCTGTCAAAAAGCTGTCAAAACGTCTTTTCAGCCAAAAACGAAAAGCCGAAAACCCTTGATATACAAGGATTTCCGACTCTCTAAAACCACGTTTGGAATTACACTTCCATGATAATAGGTAAAATCATTGGTCTTCTGCGCGTCTGTTCGTATAGATAACGACCGAGCGTATCTTTTACATTATTCTTAAGCGATGACCATTCATTTACTTTCTCATCCATACATTTTTGCAGAGTTTGGGCTACAATACGATTTGCCTCTTCCATCAATTCTTCTGACTCACGTACATAAACGAAGCCTCGAGAGATGATATCGGGTCCAGACACGATCGTACCGTGTTGTTTACTGAGGGTAACGACAACAACCAGAATTCCATCTTGGGATAATAATTTGCGATCACGTAGAACAATGTTACCTACATCGCCTACGCCAAGTCCGTCAATTAGAACGTTGCCTGCATGCACTTTAGGACCGTATCTTGCCTTACCCTTTGCAATCTCGACGGTATCTCCATTATCAAGTAAGAAGATATTCTCAGATGGAACGCCCACCTGTTCAGCAAGTATTGCATGCATACGCTGCATGCGATACTCCCCGTGAATTGGGATAAAGTATTCAGGTTTCATTAGGTTAAGCATTAAACGTAGCTCTTCCTGACTTCCATGTCCAGATACGTGAACGGTACCATTTGGCCCATGTCCTCCGTAAATGACTTCTGCGCCTGCTCGACATAATTGATCGATGGTGCGGGAAACGTATTTTTCGTTCCCTGGAATTGGTGTTGCTGCAATGATCACTGTGTCACCAGGCATCATGTCAATTTTCCGATGGGCGGATCGGGCAATGCGGGTAAGCGCTGACATAGGCTCTCCCTGACTTCCTGTTGACAAAATAACTACTTGTTCCAATGGTAGTTTATTACTTTCATCGATATCTACAATAACCCCTTCAGGTACGTGTAAATATCCTAGATCCATACTTATGGTAATTACGTTAATCATACTGCGTCCTACTAGAGTTACTTTACGGTTGTATTGAACAGCAGCATCAAAAACTTGCTGGATACGATGAACATTCGATGCAAAGGTAGAAACGATAATTCGACCTTCTGCCTTATGGAAGACTTCTTTTAACGCTCTGCCTACTGAACTTTCAGATCCAGTAAAGCCTGGACGTTCTGAGTTCGTACTGTCTGATAACAGGCATAGTACTCCTCGTTCCCCAATTTCCGCCATTTTTCCGAGATCAGCTCTTTGATTGTTTACGGGGGTTTGATCAAACTTAAAATCTCCGGTATGGACGACATAACCTTCAGGGGTTGCTAAGCATACACCTACTGAATCAGGAATACTATGATTTACTCGAAAAAACGTCGCTGTTAATGTGCTCCCGAGATTTACTTCAGAATCACTATGGATCAAATGACGAGTGGTTGTGTTTAGAATGCCCGCTTCTTTCAATTTAACATCAATCAGACCTAA
It includes:
- a CDS encoding ribonuclease J; the protein is MSKLNQNVLIFALGGVGEIGKNMYVVETDDDIVVIDAGLKFPEEEMLGIDMVIPDITYLEENRDKVRGIIITHGHEDHIGGLSYVLRHLNVPVYATKLTLGLIDVKLKEAGILNTTTRHLIHSDSEVNLGSTLTATFFRVNHSIPDSVGVCLATPEGYVVHTGDFKFDQTPVNNQRADLGKMAEIGERGVLCLLSDSTNSERPGFTGSESSVGRALKEVFHKAEGRIIVSTFASNVHRIQQVFDAAVQYNRKVTLVGRSMINVITISMDLGYLHVPEGVIVDIDESNKLPLEQVVILSTGSQGEPMSALTRIARSAHRKIDMMPGDTVIIAATPIPGNEKYVSRTIDQLCRAGAEVIYGGHGPNGTVHVSGHGSQEELRLMLNLMKPEYFIPIHGEYRMQRMHAILAEQVGVPSENIFLLDNGDTVEIAKGKARYGPKVHAGNVLIDGLGVGDVGNIVLRDRKLLSQDGILVVVVTLSKQHGTIVSGPDIISRGFVYVRESEELMEEANRIVAQTLQKCMDEKVNEWSSLKNNVKDTLGRYLYEQTRRRPMILPIIMEV
- a CDS encoding glycosyl transferase, whose protein sequence is MARALYISMLGEGHVNPTLGLVSDLVKRGEQIVYYSSNKFQEKIEKTGATFRPINQEAQRKLQESSHLLNSQPEEYLLQFLSALEMITDSVLDEISKETYDYILYDAQSLTGQWVAHQCRLLSIATWTTFAFSQDPQVNMELTGTSDMKRKQERLAMIQAFLRLEEIEKRKKHLENKYEVPLPGNFLLSPGSGDLNIVFTSSYFQRNSQNFKDNYIFVGPSITESSNLGDFPIDSLKEKCVIFISMGTIVSKQSDLYQKCFEALKDLDVKVVLSIGRELTVEQLGDVPDNFIVRNYVPQLDVLRQTDVFISHCGMNSTSESLYFEVPLVMLPMINDQPMVAHRVKELGAGTMLNIKQLSCEDLKQAVNEVLQNPVYKEKAKIISQSFRDAGGYDKASDEVLKFTRLIQNI
- a CDS encoding bacteriocin uviB, which gives rise to MEEMIYKAVVSQGPFVALFVWLLFSTKKEGRDRETRLVKQAQTREEKLMEHNERMVIHLERNTATLQQIERSLNGLENDIHELKEKVG
- a CDS encoding XkdX family protein yields the protein MRFWSLAYRCNWITAEKLRGAVKTDDYRFGEITPEEYK
- a CDS encoding ankyrin repeat domain-containing protein, yielding MKRIVWLILFLIVIAGSALIIDNSPKEHITYNDQYDDVFNPKEFLKAARDGDLIKVEFFIVHNINPNVTNTDGRTALYYAALEKNYEIGNLLLDNNADPNIKDYYEGSPLTIAKGYNDQKLIEILVNKGAID